The Pseudolabrys sp. FHR47 genome contains a region encoding:
- a CDS encoding ABC transporter substrate-binding protein produces the protein MKITRRDFTKGTAAAAGAAAFGLASPAIAQSGPIRIGWLAALTGPSSAPAIGFDRGVKFATETINAAGGVKGRKIEIITRDTQGDPTKAVNATQEMISQLKVDAVWGPTNSGESLAITPIMSRAKMPNIHPCVIDSLIDEKKFPNAFRLSPSNTQWDDAVRRYALQILKAKKVAVIGDTTGYGVAALNASVAGLKKDGADVVYQANIDATQPDMTPDLLRAKNAGAQAIVVWSTSTGMDARLFNTRANMGWDVAFVGHPSMSSGEIKALIEKPANWEKVYAVGYRSCSYDAGGKLPPRSEEFVGKLKGKVDLKDTLLWWVAGGYDAINLIAKAFQEGAASHEDIIKYWNSVKKYPGYFGEYTFTPTEHNGYPGQDVVMSDASSAKDGTFRLAPGYA, from the coding sequence ATGAAGATTACTCGCCGCGATTTCACGAAGGGTACGGCCGCCGCCGCCGGCGCCGCTGCTTTCGGGCTTGCCAGCCCGGCCATTGCGCAGTCCGGTCCGATCCGCATCGGCTGGCTCGCGGCCCTGACCGGACCAAGCTCCGCACCGGCCATCGGTTTCGACCGTGGCGTCAAGTTCGCCACCGAAACGATCAATGCCGCCGGCGGCGTCAAGGGCCGCAAGATCGAGATCATCACCCGCGATACGCAAGGCGACCCGACCAAGGCTGTCAACGCCACGCAGGAGATGATCAGCCAGTTGAAGGTCGATGCGGTCTGGGGGCCGACGAATTCGGGCGAGTCGCTGGCGATTACGCCGATCATGTCGCGCGCCAAGATGCCGAATATTCATCCTTGCGTGATTGACAGCCTGATCGACGAAAAGAAGTTCCCCAATGCTTTCCGCCTGTCGCCGTCCAATACGCAGTGGGATGACGCGGTACGGCGCTATGCGTTGCAGATCCTCAAGGCCAAAAAGGTCGCCGTCATCGGCGACACTACGGGTTACGGAGTCGCCGCACTGAATGCATCGGTGGCCGGGCTCAAGAAGGACGGTGCCGACGTGGTCTATCAGGCCAATATCGACGCCACGCAGCCGGATATGACGCCGGACCTGTTGCGCGCCAAGAACGCCGGCGCCCAAGCCATCGTCGTCTGGAGCACGTCCACTGGCATGGACGCGCGCCTTTTTAATACGCGCGCCAACATGGGCTGGGACGTCGCCTTCGTCGGCCATCCCTCCATGTCATCTGGCGAAATCAAGGCGCTGATCGAAAAGCCGGCCAACTGGGAGAAGGTCTACGCGGTCGGTTACCGGAGCTGCAGCTATGACGCCGGAGGCAAGCTGCCGCCGCGGAGCGAGGAATTCGTCGGAAAACTCAAGGGCAAGGTTGACCTCAAGGACACGCTGCTGTGGTGGGTCGCGGGTGGCTATGACGCCATCAACTTGATCGCCAAGGCGTTCCAGGAAGGTGCCGCGTCCCACGAGGACATCATCAAGTACTGGAACAGCGTAAAGAAGTATCCCGGCTATTTCGGCGAATACACATTCACGCCTACGGAGCACAATGGTTATCCGGGCCAGGACGTGGTGATGTCCGATGCCAGCAGCGCGAAGGATGGCACGTTCCGCCTCGCGCCCGGCTACGCATAA
- a CDS encoding mandelate racemase/muconate lactonizing enzyme family protein, with protein MKIARVETRPVVVTLKKPIGTAFGQINTFGCVLVFVHGDTGVVGENLVFTLNNRRTKVLRQMIDELADLLIGRDAGHIAEFWARAWKDINFLGHKGVPVVGISALDGALWDALGKSVNLPLYRLLGGAQSRVPAYHSGGLWLTSTIDELKAEAESFVAAGFKAMKMRIGAADPVTDAARVRAVRQAIGPKIRLMADANQQLNENQAIRLGRMLEEFDLTWFEEPLPAWDLDGLARVSAALDTPIASGETEYTRYGFRRMLELRSADILMPDLQRAGGVSEFMRVGHMAESYDVPVSSHLFPETSIQVLGALSNAIYLEYMPWFSELYREQLEFESGDAIVPERPGWGFTFNMDYVERLKT; from the coding sequence ATGAAGATCGCCCGCGTCGAAACCCGTCCGGTCGTGGTGACGCTGAAGAAGCCGATCGGCACGGCGTTCGGGCAGATCAACACCTTCGGCTGCGTCCTGGTTTTCGTCCACGGCGACACCGGGGTGGTCGGCGAGAACCTCGTCTTCACGTTGAACAACCGGCGCACCAAAGTCCTTCGCCAGATGATCGACGAACTGGCGGATCTCCTCATCGGCCGCGACGCCGGTCATATCGCTGAGTTCTGGGCACGCGCCTGGAAGGATATCAATTTTCTCGGCCACAAGGGCGTACCGGTGGTCGGTATCTCCGCGCTCGACGGTGCGCTCTGGGACGCGCTCGGCAAGAGCGTGAATCTGCCGCTCTACCGCTTGCTGGGCGGCGCGCAGAGCAGGGTGCCGGCCTATCACAGCGGCGGCCTGTGGCTCACCAGCACCATCGACGAACTCAAGGCCGAGGCCGAGAGTTTTGTCGCGGCCGGCTTCAAAGCTATGAAGATGCGGATCGGCGCTGCCGACCCGGTGACGGATGCTGCGCGCGTGCGTGCCGTGCGTCAGGCGATTGGGCCCAAAATTCGCCTGATGGCGGACGCCAATCAGCAACTGAACGAAAACCAGGCGATCCGGCTCGGCCGGATGCTGGAGGAGTTCGATCTGACATGGTTCGAGGAGCCGCTGCCGGCCTGGGACCTTGACGGTCTAGCGCGGGTCTCGGCCGCCCTCGATACGCCGATTGCCAGCGGCGAAACGGAATATACGCGTTACGGTTTCCGGCGCATGCTCGAATTGCGTTCGGCGGACATTTTAATGCCTGACCTGCAGCGGGCCGGCGGCGTCAGCGAATTCATGCGGGTGGGGCATATGGCCGAAAGCTATGACGTGCCGGTGTCGAGCCATCTCTTTCCCGAAACCAGCATTCAGGTGCTGGGCGCTCTCTCGAATGCCATCTACCTCGAATACATGCCCTGGTTCTCCGAATTGTATCGCGAACAACTCGAATTCGAGAGCGGCGATGCCATTGTGCCTGAAAGGCCGGGATGGGGTTTCACGTTCAATATGGACTATGTTGAGCGGCTGAAAACTTGA
- a CDS encoding mandelate racemase/muconate lactonizing enzyme family protein, protein MASSVKITSVESFVVALPCDMGGPPPLFAGKPWTHLEILLVKVTTEDGLVGWGEAFGHAAIPATKAALDTIVGPLVIGRDASDINALTRSIQHATHLLGRNGPFVFAFSGIEIALWDLLGKRCGKPLYQLLGGGQRTELDAYASLLAYSNREDLVARNTAAACASGYRHIKLHETTREAVLASKEAARASNARIMLDVNCAWSVPMARDMADALADDDLMWLEEPVWPPEDCHGLARVRERGIPISAGENVAGLFGFKSLVEAGAIDVAQPSVTKIGGVGEMVRVINYCQSQGVEVAPHSPYFGPGFIATLHITAALIERPLVEVLWLEMEGNPFGSWVTATNGKVQVPQGPGLGCDPDLDLVARYAPAAATSGQVSR, encoded by the coding sequence ATGGCCAGTTCCGTGAAGATCACGTCTGTCGAGAGCTTCGTCGTCGCGCTGCCGTGCGATATGGGCGGCCCGCCGCCGCTGTTCGCCGGTAAGCCCTGGACGCATCTCGAAATCCTGCTGGTCAAGGTGACGACCGAAGACGGGCTCGTCGGCTGGGGCGAGGCGTTCGGACATGCCGCCATCCCCGCCACCAAGGCGGCGCTGGACACCATCGTCGGTCCGCTGGTGATTGGACGCGACGCCAGTGACATCAATGCCCTGACTCGAAGCATCCAGCACGCCACACATCTGCTCGGCCGCAACGGTCCCTTCGTCTTTGCCTTTTCCGGCATCGAAATTGCGCTGTGGGATCTGCTCGGCAAGCGTTGTGGCAAGCCGCTCTATCAGCTTCTCGGCGGTGGGCAGCGGACCGAACTCGACGCCTATGCGAGCCTGCTAGCCTACAGTAACCGGGAGGACCTGGTGGCCCGGAACACGGCCGCGGCCTGCGCCAGCGGCTATCGCCACATCAAGCTCCACGAGACGACGCGCGAAGCCGTGCTGGCTTCGAAAGAGGCCGCGCGCGCCAGCAACGCGCGCATCATGCTCGACGTGAATTGCGCCTGGTCGGTGCCGATGGCGCGTGACATGGCCGACGCCCTGGCCGATGACGACCTGATGTGGCTCGAAGAACCGGTCTGGCCGCCGGAGGACTGTCATGGGCTGGCGAGGGTCCGTGAACGCGGCATCCCGATTTCCGCGGGCGAGAACGTGGCCGGACTGTTCGGCTTCAAATCGCTGGTCGAGGCCGGTGCGATCGACGTTGCGCAACCAAGCGTGACCAAGATCGGCGGCGTCGGCGAGATGGTGCGCGTAATCAACTATTGCCAGTCGCAGGGCGTCGAGGTCGCACCGCACAGCCCGTATTTCGGTCCGGGCTTTATCGCGACGCTGCACATCACGGCGGCACTCATTGAAAGACCGCTGGTCGAGGTGCTCTGGCTCGAAATGGAGGGCAACCCATTCGGCTCCTGGGTGACGGCAACGAACGGTAAAGTACAGGTGCCGCAAGGGCCGGGGCTCGGCTGCGATCCCGATCTTGATTTGGTGGCGCGCTATGCGCCCGCCGCCGCAACATCCGGTCAGGTGAGCCGATGA